From Mytilus galloprovincialis chromosome 9, xbMytGall1.hap1.1, whole genome shotgun sequence, the proteins below share one genomic window:
- the LOC143046436 gene encoding uncharacterized protein KIAA1958-like translates to MKLTISIKKDPEFAHSRRVLETKKKSLKSMGKGNKPNKADSLTGDEIAILRGKGIIGTQNPEALLNAIWLNNGAYFGLRGRQDHVNMLWGDVLLKKTSNGKEYLEFNERSTKTRSGGKVGDYRPVQPKVFEEPKAGEKCPIHIYKEYSRHRPTVDHDSRFYLRPLVDPKTDVWFSKQCVGRDKLDRIMKNMAEKGRLQGRKVNHSGRKTFATALLQSGKPVTEVAQLGGWKNIGSLNHFSVPSVF, encoded by the exons ATGAAACTCACTATAag TATAAAAAAAGATCCAGAGTTTGCTCACTCAAGACGAGTACTGGAGACAAAAAAGAAATCCCTGAAATCCATGGGAAAAGGCAACAAACCAAATAAAGCTGATTCCTTGACAGGAGATGAAATTGCCATTCTCAGGGGGAAAGGAATTATTGGTACAC AAAATCCAGAAGCTCTTCTAAATGCAATTTGGTTGAACAATGGTGCATATTTTGGTCTGAGAGGAAGACAGGATCATGTCAATATGTTATGGGGAGATGTCCTACTTAAAAAAACATCCAATGGCAAGGAATATTTAGAATTCAATG aacgTAGCACTAAAACAAGAAGTGGGGGAAAAGTTGGAGATTACAGACCTGTCCAGCCCAAAGTCTTTGAAGAACCAAAAGCAGGAGAAAAATGTCCCATACATATTTACAAAGAATACAGTCGTCATAGGCCTACTGTAGACCACGACTCTAGATTTTACTTAAGGCCATTAGTGGACCCAAAAACCGATGTCTGGTTTTCCAAACAATGTGTAGGAAGGGACAAGTTAGATCGTATCATGAAAAACATGGCTGAAAAAGGAAGATTGCAAGGACGTAAGGTCAATCACTCAGGCCGTAAAACTTTTGCCACTGCTTTACTGCAGAGTGGTAAGCCAGTTACAGAGGTTGCACAGTTGGGAGGTTGGAAAAACATTGGGTCCTTAAATCACTTTTCTGTTCCTtcagttttttga